The following proteins come from a genomic window of Populus alba chromosome 12, ASM523922v2, whole genome shotgun sequence:
- the LOC118044854 gene encoding transcription factor MYB98, with product MELDNNVKKENPVSQPMFLSSKACIEEEYFPFETLCPSSKGFLQGFSHLDDHDNANGSSSNPLFGVQTGSNFDSFDAFPYGPPSNIDLYDYECKPFAGNINGGGGHGQVNDNFQISGGYSNLSSQRNSIDEIGSNQGYTSLSFEEAKPVSFVVQDEVSCVGTAENECKNKMGLNMTRTLLPLARKTWKGRKKNSVVKGQWTSEEDRLLIQLVEQYGVRKWSDVAKMLSGRIGKQCRERWHNHLRPDIKKDAWSVEEDKVLIQAHSVLGNRWAEIAKRLPGRTENSIKNHWNATKRKQYSKRKCRTKYPRASLLQDYIKSLNLNSGTTWKDHGLTTASTAADVIPDNTANMKAPEQQPRDLVVFKDNDGGLVPCYSFSEVPDFDNIQEKMFQEGCSVDSILDGLPCDHSSVHEKRLQMKVPEHDYASPFMGFEVKKEVDLVEMISQSKM from the exons ATGGAGCTTGACAACAacgttaaaaaagaaaaccctgtTTCTCAACCAATGTTTTTGTCTAGTAAGGCATGCATTGAAGAGGAGTACTTTCCCTTCGAAACACTTTGCCCATCATCAAAAGGCTTTCTTCAAGGTTTTAGTCATCTTGATGATCATGACAATGCTAATGGGTCATCATCAAATCCACTTTTTGGTGTCCAAACTGGTTCTAACTTCGATTCTTTTGATGCTTTCCCTTATGGGCCACCATCAAATATTGATCTCTATGATTATGAATGCAAGCCATTTGCAGGTAATATCAACGGAGGTGGTGGGCATGGTCAAGTCAATGACAATTTCCAGATCAGTGGTGGCTACTCGAACCTCTCTAGTCAAAGGAATTCCATTGATGAGATAGGATCCAACCAGGGCTATACGTCCTTAAGTTTCGAAGAAGCCAAGCCTGTGAGTTTTGTTGTTCAAGATGAAGTCTCATGCGTGGGCACTGCTGAGAATGAGTGCAAAAACAAAATGGGTTTGAACATGACGAGGACACTTCTACCCTTGGCAAGAAAGACATGGAAAGGTCGTAAGAAGAACAGTGTAGTGAAGGGGCAATGGACTTCTGAGGAGGATAG GCTCTTGATTCAGCTGGTTGAACAGTATGGAGTGAGGAAATGGTCTGATGTTGCTAAGATGTTGTCTGGAAGGATAGGAAAGCAGTGTAGAGAGAGATGGCATAACCATCTAAGGCCTGATATCAAG AAGGACGCTTGGAGTGTAGAGGAGGACAAGGTACTGATACAGGCACATTCTGTATTAGGTAACAGATGGGCAGAAATCGCCAAGAGGTTGCCAGGAAGGACAGAAAACTCAATTAAGAACCACTGGAATGCAACCAAAAGGAAGCAATACTCGAAGCGAAAATGTCGAACAAAGTACCCAAGAGCCTCACTTCTGCAAGATTATATCAAGAGCTTGAACTTGAATTCGGGCACTACATGGAAAGATCATGGGCTAACTACTGCTAGCACTGCTGCTGATGTCATACCAGATAATACTGCCAATATGAAAGCACCAGAGCAGCAGCCACGGGACTTGGTCGTTTTCAAAGATAATGATGGTGGATTAGTTCCATGTTATAGTTTTAGCGAGGTCCCGGATTTTGATAACATTCAAGAGAAAATGTTTCAAGAGGGCTGCAGTGTTGATTCCATTCTTGATGGGCTCCCCTGTGATCATTCTTCTGTTCATGAGAAAAGATTGCAGATGAAGGTGCCAGAACATGATTACGCGTCTCCATTTATGGGTTTTGAAGTGAAGAAGGAAGTGGATTTGGTAGAAATGATCTCTCAAAGCAAAATGTAA
- the LOC118044680 gene encoding triose phosphate/phosphate translocator, non-green plastid, chloroplastic — protein sequence MQSTAFTPSSSSSLSTLKPRRLVANPIYSLPSRFDPIRAFSSSSKRHDPDSNNVVFPRRSWSLSSASNSSLSRPWNPLVSERKIERFEVNATAVPESAGEGEEKSSLTKTLELGLLFGLWYLFNIYFNIYNKQVLRVFPNPVTITAAQFTVGTVLIAFMWTFNLYKKPKVSGAQLAAILPLAVVHTLGNLFTNMSLGKVAVSFTHTIKAMEPFFSVVLSAMFLGEMPTLWVVGSIIPIVGGVALASVTEASFNWAGFWSAMASNLTNQSRNVLSKKVMVKKEESMDNITLFSIITIMSFILLAPVTIFMEGVKFTPAYLQSAGLNVKEVYTRAFLAALCFHAYQQVSYMILQRVSPVTHSVGNCVKRVVVIVSSVLFFKTPVSPINSLGTGIALAGVFLYSRVKRIKPKPKTA from the exons ATGCAGAGCACAGCCTTcactccttcttcttcctcttctctgtcTACCCTCAAACCACGACGCCTAGTTGCTAACCCTATTTATTCACTCCCTTCTAGATTCGATCCGATTCGcgctttctcttcttcttcgaaGCGACACGACCCCGACTCCAACAATGTCGTTTTCCCTCGCCGATCCTGGTCCTTGTCTTCTGCTTCCAACTCCTCTCTTTCGCGGCCGTGGAATCCCTTGGTCTCCGAGCGTAAAATTGAGCGTTTTGAGGTGAATGCAACGGCGGTTCCAGAGAGTGCTGGtgagggagaagagaagagtAGTTTGACCAAGACTTTAGAGCTTGGTTTATTGTTTGGCCTTTGGTATCTTTTCAATATctacttcaatatttataacaaGCAG GTTTTGAGGGTATTCCCGAACCCAGTAACTATCACTGCAGCTCAGTTTACTGTTGGGACGGTATTGATTGCTTTTATGTGGACTTTCAATCTGTATAAAAAGCCGAAAGTTAGTGGCGCGCAG CTTGCTGCAATTCTGCCATTGGCGGTGGTTCACACGCTAGGGAACCTTTTCACTAATATGAGTCTTGGGAAGGTTGCTGTTTCATTCACGCACACTATCAAGGCTATGGAACCATTCTTCTCGGTTGTCCTCTCTGCTATGTTTCTCGGGGAG ATGCCTACACTTTGGGTGGTTGGTTCCAttataccaattgttggtggagTGGCACTTGCCTCAGTCACTGAGGCCTCTTTCAATTG ggCTGGTTTTTGGAGTGCAATGGCTTCTAATTTGACAAACCAATCTCGTAATGTCCTAAGTAAAAAGGTCATGGTTAAGAAAGAG GAATCTATGGACAACATTACTCTTTTCTCCATCATAACAATCATGTCATTTATCTTGTTAGCCCCTGTGACTATCTTCATGGAAGGTGTCAAGTTTACTCCAGCTTACCTCCAATCTGCT GGATTGAATGTTAAAGAGGTATACACTAGGGCTTTTCTTGCTGCGCTTTGCTTCCATGCCTATCAACAG GTTTCCTATATGATTTTGCAAAGGGTATCCCCTGTTACACACTCTGTTGGTAATTGCGTGAAGCGGGTGGTTGTCATTGTGAGCTCTGTCCTCTTCTTCAAGACACCTGTGTCGCCTATCAACTCACTTG GTACCGGGATTGCCCTTGCCGGAGTTTTTCTGTATTCAAGAGTGAAGCGCATTAAGCCAAAGCCAAAGACAGCTTGA
- the LOC118044685 gene encoding uncharacterized protein isoform X2: MMLMHCLSCSYLGIFQSVTDPVGCFGVSTNHTSNQQTAIFGQPAKRVNETESISGQKKRQLSSSNNFSQYDACKSGVILNPNHVSIGLKLSCEEDEHNSSVTCTSESNTATLPVTLSLGDDLKAEINLQKGDLDHYIRLQPNLPETSAFLLMPFVIHPIHASFSMGEENFIKGVRELGQRHTVSLLSSIEQGISSKLHEKELQMQNINRKNKDLVERIKQVSMEVHSWHCRTKYNESVVNVLKSNLEQVMAQGAMHGKEGYGDSEVDTAASYANQNHMRLVDSSANSISLKKQMTCRACKINEASILLFPCRHLCLCKVCEGLIDVCPICRIAKSSSVEVFLS; the protein is encoded by the exons ATGATGTTAATGCATTGCCTCAGCTGCAGCTACTTGGGGATT TTTCAATCTGTCACAGATCCGGTTGGGTGCTTTGGGGTCTCCACAAATCACACCAGCAATCAGCAGACAGCAATCTTTGGCCAGCCTGCTAAAAGAGTCAATGAGACAGAATCCATTTCCGGACAGAAAAAGCGTCAATTATCATCAAGTAATAACTTCAGCCAATATGATGCCTGTAAATCAGGAGTCATTCTGAATCCTAATCATGTATCAATTGGATTGAAACTATCTTGTGAGGAAGATGAACACAACTCTTCTGTTACTTGTACAAGTGAAAGTAATACAGCCACCCTCCCTGTGACATTGTCTCTCGGTGATGATCTTAAAGCAGAGATTAATTTGCAGAAAGGGGATTTAGATCACTATATTAGACTGCAG CCAAATTTACCAGAAACTTCTGCCTTCCTTCTGATGCCCTTTGTAATACATCCAATTCATGCATCATTTTCCATGGGG GAAGAAAATTTCATAAAAGGTGTGAGAGAATTGGGGCAAAGACATACAGTTTCATTGCTGAGTTCCATAGAACAAGGAATTAGCAGCAAGCTACATGAGAAGGAGCTTCAAATGCAAAACATAAACCGCAAGAACAAGGATCTAGTAGAGAGAATAAAGCAAGTTAGCATGGAAGTCCATTCCTGGCACTGCAGAACAAAATATAATGAGTCTGTAGTTAATGTTCTGAAAAGCAATCTGGAGCAGGTAATGGCACAAGGTGCGATGCATGGCAAGGAAGGTTATGGGGACAGTGAGGTCGACACTGCAGCCTCTTATGCTAACCAAAACCATATGCGCCTTGTGGACAGTTCTGCAAATTCAATCTCCTTGAAAAAGCAGATGACTTGCAGAGCTTGCAAGATCAATGAAGCTTCCATCTTGTTATTTCCATGCAGACACTTGTGCCTCTGCAAAGTTTGTGAAGGGCTCATAGATGTTTGCCCTATCTGCCGTATAGCGAAGTCTTCAAGTGTTGAAGTTTTTCTGTCCTAA
- the LOC118044685 gene encoding uncharacterized protein isoform X1 has translation MFGGNNSNPLVPISFGENHILDDVNALPQLQLLGDYPVGCFGVSTNHTSNQQTAIFGQPAKRVNETESISGQKKRQLSSSNNFSQYDACKSGVILNPNHVSIGLKLSCEEDEHNSSVTCTSESNTATLPVTLSLGDDLKAEINLQKGDLDHYIRLQPNLPETSAFLLMPFVIHPIHASFSMGEENFIKGVRELGQRHTVSLLSSIEQGISSKLHEKELQMQNINRKNKDLVERIKQVSMEVHSWHCRTKYNESVVNVLKSNLEQVMAQGAMHGKEGYGDSEVDTAASYANQNHMRLVDSSANSISLKKQMTCRACKINEASILLFPCRHLCLCKVCEGLIDVCPICRIAKSSSVEVFLS, from the exons ATGTTTGGAGGTAATAACAGCAATCCTTTGGTTCCAATTTCCTTTGGCGAAAACCACATCTTGGATGATGTTAATGCATTGCCTCAGCTGCAGCTACTTGGGGATT ATCCGGTTGGGTGCTTTGGGGTCTCCACAAATCACACCAGCAATCAGCAGACAGCAATCTTTGGCCAGCCTGCTAAAAGAGTCAATGAGACAGAATCCATTTCCGGACAGAAAAAGCGTCAATTATCATCAAGTAATAACTTCAGCCAATATGATGCCTGTAAATCAGGAGTCATTCTGAATCCTAATCATGTATCAATTGGATTGAAACTATCTTGTGAGGAAGATGAACACAACTCTTCTGTTACTTGTACAAGTGAAAGTAATACAGCCACCCTCCCTGTGACATTGTCTCTCGGTGATGATCTTAAAGCAGAGATTAATTTGCAGAAAGGGGATTTAGATCACTATATTAGACTGCAG CCAAATTTACCAGAAACTTCTGCCTTCCTTCTGATGCCCTTTGTAATACATCCAATTCATGCATCATTTTCCATGGGG GAAGAAAATTTCATAAAAGGTGTGAGAGAATTGGGGCAAAGACATACAGTTTCATTGCTGAGTTCCATAGAACAAGGAATTAGCAGCAAGCTACATGAGAAGGAGCTTCAAATGCAAAACATAAACCGCAAGAACAAGGATCTAGTAGAGAGAATAAAGCAAGTTAGCATGGAAGTCCATTCCTGGCACTGCAGAACAAAATATAATGAGTCTGTAGTTAATGTTCTGAAAAGCAATCTGGAGCAGGTAATGGCACAAGGTGCGATGCATGGCAAGGAAGGTTATGGGGACAGTGAGGTCGACACTGCAGCCTCTTATGCTAACCAAAACCATATGCGCCTTGTGGACAGTTCTGCAAATTCAATCTCCTTGAAAAAGCAGATGACTTGCAGAGCTTGCAAGATCAATGAAGCTTCCATCTTGTTATTTCCATGCAGACACTTGTGCCTCTGCAAAGTTTGTGAAGGGCTCATAGATGTTTGCCCTATCTGCCGTATAGCGAAGTCTTCAAGTGTTGAAGTTTTTCTGTCCTAA
- the LOC118044685 gene encoding probable BOI-related E3 ubiquitin-protein ligase 3 isoform X3 → MFGGNNSNPLVPISFGENHILDDVNALPQLQLLGDYPVGCFGVSTNHTSNQQTAIFGQPAKRVNETESISGQKKRQLSSSNNFSQYDACKSGVILNPNHVSIGLKLSCEEDEHNSSVTCTSESNTATLPVTLSLGDDLKAEINLQKGDLDHYIRLQEENFIKGVRELGQRHTVSLLSSIEQGISSKLHEKELQMQNINRKNKDLVERIKQVSMEVHSWHCRTKYNESVVNVLKSNLEQVMAQGAMHGKEGYGDSEVDTAASYANQNHMRLVDSSANSISLKKQMTCRACKINEASILLFPCRHLCLCKVCEGLIDVCPICRIAKSSSVEVFLS, encoded by the exons ATGTTTGGAGGTAATAACAGCAATCCTTTGGTTCCAATTTCCTTTGGCGAAAACCACATCTTGGATGATGTTAATGCATTGCCTCAGCTGCAGCTACTTGGGGATT ATCCGGTTGGGTGCTTTGGGGTCTCCACAAATCACACCAGCAATCAGCAGACAGCAATCTTTGGCCAGCCTGCTAAAAGAGTCAATGAGACAGAATCCATTTCCGGACAGAAAAAGCGTCAATTATCATCAAGTAATAACTTCAGCCAATATGATGCCTGTAAATCAGGAGTCATTCTGAATCCTAATCATGTATCAATTGGATTGAAACTATCTTGTGAGGAAGATGAACACAACTCTTCTGTTACTTGTACAAGTGAAAGTAATACAGCCACCCTCCCTGTGACATTGTCTCTCGGTGATGATCTTAAAGCAGAGATTAATTTGCAGAAAGGGGATTTAGATCACTATATTAGACTGCAG GAAGAAAATTTCATAAAAGGTGTGAGAGAATTGGGGCAAAGACATACAGTTTCATTGCTGAGTTCCATAGAACAAGGAATTAGCAGCAAGCTACATGAGAAGGAGCTTCAAATGCAAAACATAAACCGCAAGAACAAGGATCTAGTAGAGAGAATAAAGCAAGTTAGCATGGAAGTCCATTCCTGGCACTGCAGAACAAAATATAATGAGTCTGTAGTTAATGTTCTGAAAAGCAATCTGGAGCAGGTAATGGCACAAGGTGCGATGCATGGCAAGGAAGGTTATGGGGACAGTGAGGTCGACACTGCAGCCTCTTATGCTAACCAAAACCATATGCGCCTTGTGGACAGTTCTGCAAATTCAATCTCCTTGAAAAAGCAGATGACTTGCAGAGCTTGCAAGATCAATGAAGCTTCCATCTTGTTATTTCCATGCAGACACTTGTGCCTCTGCAAAGTTTGTGAAGGGCTCATAGATGTTTGCCCTATCTGCCGTATAGCGAAGTCTTCAAGTGTTGAAGTTTTTCTGTCCTAA
- the LOC118044897 gene encoding uncharacterized protein, translated as MQSLNLKLSTDFSTGTRRFVPGQSFGEERRQCLSFRVSYRNCRIVACSVERGGNGEGTSSSSGSDHIPSSFLSRSQTYAMLKQQMEVAAQSEDYEEAARIRDSLKSFEEEEPVLRLHRLLKEAIADEQFEDAARYRDELKEIAPHSLLKCSSDATTLGIKIQVRSLYIEGRSQPSKGQYFFAYRIRITNNSDRPVQLLRRHWIITDAKGKTENVWGVGVIGEQPVILPRTAFEYSSACPLCTPNGRMEGDFEMKHIDKAGSPTFNVAIAPFSLSILGDGSDAF; from the exons atgcagtccCTCAATCTGAAACTGTCAACGGATTTTAGTACAGGTACGAGGAGGTTTGTTCCAGGTCAGAGCTTCGGAGAGGAGAGGAGACAGTGTTTGAGCTTCAGAGTTTCCTACAGAAATTGTCGAATTGTTGCCTGTTCTGTTGAGAGAGGTGGAAACGGTGAAGGAACAAGTTCCAGTTCGGGTTCGGATCATATTCCGAGTTCATTTTTGTCTCGGAGTCAAACGTATGCTATGCTAAAACAACAAATGGAGGTTGCTGCGCAATCTGAG GATTATGAAGAAGCTGCAAGAATTCGTGATTCGTTGAAATCATTTGAGGAAGAGGAACCAGTTTTGCGGCTGCATAGGTTGCTGAAGGAGGCAATTGCTGATGAGCAGTTTGAG GATGCAGCTAGGTATCGAGATGAGTTAAAGGAAATTGCGCCACACTCTCTCCTGAAATGTTCAAGTGATGCAACTACCTTG GGGATCAAGATTCAAGTTAGGAGCTTGTACATTGAGGGCCGAAGTCAGCCTTCAAAGGGGCAGTACTTCTTTGCATATAGAATAAGAATCACTAATAACTCAGATCGCCCTGTTCAACTTCTCAGAAGACACTGGATTATCACAGATGCCAAAGGAAAAACTGAAAATGTTTG GGGAGTTGGAGTTATAGGTGAACAGCCAGTTATACTTCCTAGGACAGCATTTGAATACTCATCTGCATGCCCGCTATGCACTCCCAATGGTAGAATG GAAGGTGACTTTGAGATGAAACACATCGACAAAGCAGGCTCACCCACGTTCAATGTTGCTATTGCCCCGTTTTCTCTCTCAATACTAGGAGATGGAAGTGATGCCTTTTGA